In the genome of Nycticebus coucang isolate mNycCou1 chromosome 12, mNycCou1.pri, whole genome shotgun sequence, one region contains:
- the LOC128562780 gene encoding cytochrome c oxidase subunit 6C-like, producing the protein MASSALAKPQMCGLLARRLRIHIVRAFVVSLGVAAFYKYAVAEPRQKAYAHFYRNYDSMKDFEEMRKAGVFQRVK; encoded by the coding sequence ATGGCTTCTAGTGCTTTGGCCAAACCCCAGATGTGTGGCCTCTTAGCCAGGCGCCTGCGGATTCACATTGTTAGAGCATTTGTTGTATCCCTGGGGGTTGCAGCTTTCTATAAGTATGCTGTGGCTGAACCAAGACAGAAGGCATATGCacatttctacagaaattatgattctatgaaagattttgaggagatgaggaaggctggtgtctttcagagggtaaagtga